In Rhodococcus sp. OK302, one genomic interval encodes:
- a CDS encoding UTP--glucose-1-phosphate uridylyltransferase produces MTDVVASNKKAFRTAVVPAAGLGTRFLPATKTVPKELLPVVDTPGIELVAGEAADSGAERLVIVTSPGKDGVVAHFVEDLVLESKLEASGKFALLAKVRKAPGLLEVDSVIQEQPLGLGHAVGCAEVLLDDDEDAIAVLLPDDLVLPRGVLETMAKVRAKRGGSVLCAIDVPKDEVSAYGVFDVEIVPDATNPDVLKVIGMVEKPAMEDAPSTFAAAGRYLLDRAIFDALRRIKPGAGGELQLTDAIALLIAEGHPVHVVVHRGTRHDLGNPGGYLRAAVDFALDMDDYGPSLREWLTARLER; encoded by the coding sequence ATGACAGACGTTGTTGCTAGCAACAAGAAGGCATTCCGCACGGCCGTGGTTCCGGCTGCCGGATTGGGTACGCGCTTCCTGCCTGCCACCAAGACCGTCCCGAAGGAACTACTGCCCGTGGTGGATACACCGGGCATCGAACTGGTCGCCGGTGAGGCCGCTGATTCCGGGGCCGAGCGCCTCGTCATCGTGACGTCACCAGGCAAGGACGGCGTTGTCGCACACTTCGTCGAAGACCTCGTTCTCGAAAGCAAGCTCGAGGCGAGTGGCAAATTCGCCCTCCTGGCCAAGGTGCGCAAGGCGCCGGGTCTGCTCGAGGTCGATTCGGTGATTCAGGAACAGCCTCTCGGATTGGGACACGCAGTCGGTTGCGCCGAGGTACTCCTCGACGACGACGAAGACGCCATCGCAGTTCTCCTTCCGGACGACCTCGTGTTGCCCCGCGGAGTGCTCGAGACCATGGCGAAGGTACGTGCGAAGCGCGGCGGCTCGGTTTTGTGCGCCATCGACGTTCCCAAGGACGAAGTCAGCGCTTATGGAGTTTTCGACGTCGAGATCGTTCCCGACGCGACCAATCCTGACGTCCTGAAGGTCATCGGCATGGTTGAGAAGCCGGCTATGGAGGACGCACCGTCCACCTTCGCCGCGGCCGGCCGTTACCTGCTGGATCGGGCAATCTTCGACGCACTTCGACGCATCAAGCCCGGAGCGGGTGGCGAGTTGCAACTGACCGACGCCATCGCGCTTCTGATTGCCGAGGGACACCCCGTGCACGTCGTCGTGCATCGCGGGACTCGACACGATCTCGGAAATCCCGGCGGTTACCTCCGCGCTGCGGTTGACTTCGCACTGGACATGGACGATTACGGCCCGTCGTTGCGAGAGTGGTTGACCGCTCGCCTCGAACGCTGA